Proteins from a genomic interval of Arachis hypogaea cultivar Tifrunner chromosome 10, arahy.Tifrunner.gnm2.J5K5, whole genome shotgun sequence:
- the LOC112714985 gene encoding glutathione S-transferase F9, whose translation MVVKVYGPAYASPKRVLVCLIEKQVEFETVDVDLFKGEHKEPEFLKLQPFGVLPVIQDGDYTLYESRAIIRYYAEKYRDQGTELLGKTIEERGLVEQWVEVEAYNFQPPIYKLVENILFAPILGVPSDAKAVQESDEKIAKVLDIYEERLSKTKYLAGDFFSLADLSHLAFGHYLVNQTGRGNLVRERKHVSAWWDDISNRPSWKKVLDQYKYPV comes from the exons ATGGTAGTAAAGGTGTATGGTCCAGCATATGCTTCCCCAAAACGGGTGCTAGTGTGTCTGATTGAGAAACAAGTTGAGTTTGAAACAGTGGATGTTGATCTTTTCAAGGGGGAACATAAGGAACCTGAGTTCCTCAAGTTGCAG CCTTTTGGAGTTCTTCCTGTTATTCAAGATGGTGATTATACTCTCTATG AATCTCGTGCAATAATCAGGTACTATGCCGAAAAGTACAGAGATCAAGGGACTGAATTGCTAGGAAAGACAATAGAAGAGAGGGGTCTAGTGGAACAATGGGTTGAAGTTGAAGCCTACAATTTCCAACCTCCAATCTACAAATTAGTGGAGAATATTCTATTTGCCCCAATTCTGGGTGTTCCCTCAGATGCAAAAGCGGTTCAAGAGAGCGACGAAAAGATTGCCAAGGTTCTTGACATATACGAGGAGAGGTTGTCGAAAACCAAGTACTTAGCCGGGGATTTCTTCAGCCTTGCGGATCTTAGCCATCTGGCGTTTGGTCATTATCTTGTGAACCAAACCGGGAGAGGGAATTTGGTTAGAGAAAGGAAGCATGTGAGTGCTTGGTGGGATGATATTAGCAACAGGCCTTCTTGGAAGAAGGTTCTTGATCAATACAAGTACCCTGTCTAA